One segment of Meriones unguiculatus strain TT.TT164.6M chromosome 3, Bangor_MerUng_6.1, whole genome shotgun sequence DNA contains the following:
- the Maneal gene encoding glycoprotein endo-alpha-1,2-mannosidase-like protein isoform X2 — MARRRRRACIALFLVLLFAFGTLMGLRTLKAPDGLPALGPGPELAPFERRPEGNPAPARAPAAPAAPPPPPPRTIAPRASVGPAEADPAPRQSLRVYSDLHAFYYSWYGSPRREGHYIHWDHVMVPHWDPKISASYPRGRHSPPDDLGSSFYPELGPYSSRDPDVLREHMTQLKEAAIGVLVLSWYPPGMADDNGEPSDDLVPAILDTAHQYNIQVAFHIQPYKGRDDVTVHDNIKYIIDTGPAFHSQQPCGGSQPSVLESDALFWCAGVRASRTL; from the exons ATGGCCCGCCGGCGCCGCCGCGCCTGCATCGCCCTCTTCCTGGTGCTGCTCTTCGCTTTCGGCACGCTCATGGGGTTGCGCACGCTCAAGGCCCCGGACGGGCTGCCGGCGCTAGGCCCGGGCCCGGAGCTAGCACCCTTTGAGCGGCGTCCGGAGGGGAACCCTGCGCCCGCCCGCGCCCCGGCTGCCCCCGCCgcgccgccgcccccgccgccgcgCACCATCGCCCCCCGCGCCTCGGTGGGCCCGGCCGAGGCCGATCCCGCTCCCCGGCAGAGCCTGCGCGTCTACTCCGACCTGCACGCCTTTTATTACTCGTGGTACGGGAGTCCCCGGCGCGAGGGCCACTACATCCACTGGGACCATGTCATGGTGCCGCACTGGGACCCCAAGATCTCGGCCAGCTACCCGCGTGGCCGCCACAGCCCTCCAGATGACTTGGGCTCCAGCTTCTACCCGGAGTTGGGGCCTTACAGCTCCCGGGACCCCGACGTGCTACGAGAGCACATGACCCAGCTCAAAGAAGCCGCCATCG GAGTTTTGGTTCTCTCCTGGTACCCTCCTGGCATGGCTGATGATAACGGGGAGCCCTCAGATGACCTGGTACCTGCCATTCTGGATACTGCCCATCAGTACAACATCCAG GTGGCCTTTCACATCCAACCTTACAAGGGCCGGGATGACGTCACTGTCCATGACAACATCAAGTACATCATTGACAC aggtcctgcgttccattcccagcaaccatgtggtggctcacaaccatctgtcctggaatctgatgccctcttctggtgtgcaggtgtacgtgcAAGCAGAACATTgtag
- the Maneal gene encoding glycoprotein endo-alpha-1,2-mannosidase-like protein isoform X1 encodes MARRRRRACIALFLVLLFAFGTLMGLRTLKAPDGLPALGPGPELAPFERRPEGNPAPARAPAAPAAPPPPPPRTIAPRASVGPAEADPAPRQSLRVYSDLHAFYYSWYGSPRREGHYIHWDHVMVPHWDPKISASYPRGRHSPPDDLGSSFYPELGPYSSRDPDVLREHMTQLKEAAIGVLVLSWYPPGMADDNGEPSDDLVPAILDTAHQYNIQVAFHIQPYKGRDDVTVHDNIKYIIDTYGSHGAFYRYKNSMGKSLPLFYIYDSYLTSPEAWAHLLTQNGPHSIRNTPYDGVFIALLVEEGHTHDILAAGFDGMYTYFASNGFSFGSSHQNWKAVKTFCDTNNLMFIPSVGPGYIDTSIRPWNNHNTRNRVNGKYYETALQAALTVRPEIVSITSFNEWHEGTQIERAVPKKTPTRLYLDYLPHKPGLYLELTRRWAEHFIKEKEQWLM; translated from the exons ATGGCCCGCCGGCGCCGCCGCGCCTGCATCGCCCTCTTCCTGGTGCTGCTCTTCGCTTTCGGCACGCTCATGGGGTTGCGCACGCTCAAGGCCCCGGACGGGCTGCCGGCGCTAGGCCCGGGCCCGGAGCTAGCACCCTTTGAGCGGCGTCCGGAGGGGAACCCTGCGCCCGCCCGCGCCCCGGCTGCCCCCGCCgcgccgccgcccccgccgccgcgCACCATCGCCCCCCGCGCCTCGGTGGGCCCGGCCGAGGCCGATCCCGCTCCCCGGCAGAGCCTGCGCGTCTACTCCGACCTGCACGCCTTTTATTACTCGTGGTACGGGAGTCCCCGGCGCGAGGGCCACTACATCCACTGGGACCATGTCATGGTGCCGCACTGGGACCCCAAGATCTCGGCCAGCTACCCGCGTGGCCGCCACAGCCCTCCAGATGACTTGGGCTCCAGCTTCTACCCGGAGTTGGGGCCTTACAGCTCCCGGGACCCCGACGTGCTACGAGAGCACATGACCCAGCTCAAAGAAGCCGCCATCG GAGTTTTGGTTCTCTCCTGGTACCCTCCTGGCATGGCTGATGATAACGGGGAGCCCTCAGATGACCTGGTACCTGCCATTCTGGATACTGCCCATCAGTACAACATCCAG GTGGCCTTTCACATCCAACCTTACAAGGGCCGGGATGACGTCACTGTCCATGACAACATCAAGTACATCATTGACAC GTACGGCTCCCACGGCGCGTTCTACCGTTATAAGAACAGCATGGGCAAGAGTCTCCCACTCTTTTATATCTACGACTCCTATCTGACATCCCCTGAGGCCTGGGCCCATCTCCTGACGCAAAACGGGCCTCACTCGATCCGCAACACTCCTTATGACGGGGTCTTCATAGCTCTGCTGGTGGAAGAGGGCCACACTCATGACATCCTTGCCGCAGGATTCGACGGAATGTACACCTACTTTGCCTCCAATGGCTTTTCCTTTGGTTCCTCCCATCAGAACTGGAAAGCTGTGAAGACTTTCTGCGATACCAACAACCTGATGTTCATTCCTAGCGTGGGGCCTGGGTACATCGACACCAGCATCCGGCCCTGGAACAACCATAATACTCGGAACAGGGTCAATGGCAAGTACTACGAGACAGCCCTGCAGGCAGCCCTGACCGTGAGACCTGAGATCGTCTCCATCACCTCTTTCAACGAGTGGCACGAGGGCACACAGATCGAGAGGGCTGTTCCCAAAAAGACGCCTACTCGCCTGTATTTGGACTACCTGCCTCACAAGCCCGGCTTGTATTTAGAGCTGACCCGCCGCTGGGCAGAGCACTTCATCAAGGAAAAGGAACAATGGCTGATGTGA
- the Maneal gene encoding glycoprotein endo-alpha-1,2-mannosidase-like protein isoform X3, which translates to MITGSPQMTWYLPFWILPISTTSRYGSHGAFYRYKNSMGKSLPLFYIYDSYLTSPEAWAHLLTQNGPHSIRNTPYDGVFIALLVEEGHTHDILAAGFDGMYTYFASNGFSFGSSHQNWKAVKTFCDTNNLMFIPSVGPGYIDTSIRPWNNHNTRNRVNGKYYETALQAALTVRPEIVSITSFNEWHEGTQIERAVPKKTPTRLYLDYLPHKPGLYLELTRRWAEHFIKEKEQWLM; encoded by the exons ATGATAACGGGGAGCCCTCAGATGACCTGGTACCTGCCATTCTGGATACTGCCCATCAGTACAACATCCAG GTACGGCTCCCACGGCGCGTTCTACCGTTATAAGAACAGCATGGGCAAGAGTCTCCCACTCTTTTATATCTACGACTCCTATCTGACATCCCCTGAGGCCTGGGCCCATCTCCTGACGCAAAACGGGCCTCACTCGATCCGCAACACTCCTTATGACGGGGTCTTCATAGCTCTGCTGGTGGAAGAGGGCCACACTCATGACATCCTTGCCGCAGGATTCGACGGAATGTACACCTACTTTGCCTCCAATGGCTTTTCCTTTGGTTCCTCCCATCAGAACTGGAAAGCTGTGAAGACTTTCTGCGATACCAACAACCTGATGTTCATTCCTAGCGTGGGGCCTGGGTACATCGACACCAGCATCCGGCCCTGGAACAACCATAATACTCGGAACAGGGTCAATGGCAAGTACTACGAGACAGCCCTGCAGGCAGCCCTGACCGTGAGACCTGAGATCGTCTCCATCACCTCTTTCAACGAGTGGCACGAGGGCACACAGATCGAGAGGGCTGTTCCCAAAAAGACGCCTACTCGCCTGTATTTGGACTACCTGCCTCACAAGCCCGGCTTGTATTTAGAGCTGACCCGCCGCTGGGCAGAGCACTTCATCAAGGAAAAGGAACAATGGCTGATGTGA